The genomic DNA TTCAGTATCCTGGCAAAAACCAAAGAGAGCGATAAATGGGGCGCGGCAAGTAGCGAAGACCTGCTGGCGATTATTGGCCGCCAGGGCTGGACGGCGCGCCACGTGGTTATTACCGGCGGTGAACCGTGTATTCACGATCTGACCCCGCTTACCACAATGCTCGAGCAGAATGGCTTCAGCTGCCAGATTGAAACCAGCGGCACGCATGAAGTGCGCTGTTCACACAGTACCTGGGTTACCGTCTCACCAAAAGTGAATATGCGCGGCGGCTTCGACGTGCTGTCGCAGGCGCTGGCCCGCGCCGATGAAATCAAGCACCCGGTAGGCCGCGTGCGCGACATCGAAGCGCTGGACGAACTGCTTGAGACGCTCTCCGACGATAAGCCCCGCATTATTGCCCTGCAGCCTATCAGCCAGAAAGAAGACGCTACGCGCCTG from Klebsiella sp. WP3-W18-ESBL-02 includes the following:
- the queE gene encoding 7-carboxy-7-deazaguanine synthase QueE; the encoded protein is MQYPINEMFQTLQGEGYFTGVPAIFIRLQGCPVGCAWCDTKHTWEKLEDREVSLFSILAKTKESDKWGAASSEDLLAIIGRQGWTARHVVITGGEPCIHDLTPLTTMLEQNGFSCQIETSGTHEVRCSHSTWVTVSPKVNMRGGFDVLSQALARADEIKHPVGRVRDIEALDELLETLSDDKPRIIALQPISQKEDATRLCIETCIARNWRLSMQTHKYLNIA